A region from the Variovorax paradoxus genome encodes:
- a CDS encoding helix-turn-helix domain-containing protein, with the protein MENQPPSLNDRIAQRVRDLRADRGLSLDALAAHCGVSRSMISLIERGESSPTAVLLEKLATGLGVPLASLFEAPVPAPGPVSRQADQPQWRDPHSGYVRRNVSPGGSASPLHIVEILFPPKARVAYETGAREPQVHQQVWVLEGTIEVTLGDDRHRLGAGDCLALMLDRPTSYYNPTRQIARYAVVIATSPSSWR; encoded by the coding sequence ATGGAAAATCAGCCACCAAGCCTCAACGACCGCATCGCGCAGCGCGTGCGAGACCTGCGCGCCGACCGCGGCCTTTCGCTCGATGCGCTGGCGGCGCATTGCGGCGTCAGCCGCTCGATGATCTCGCTCATCGAGCGCGGCGAAAGCAGCCCGACGGCGGTGCTGCTCGAAAAACTTGCGACCGGCCTCGGCGTTCCGCTGGCGTCGCTGTTCGAGGCGCCGGTGCCTGCGCCGGGGCCGGTGTCCCGGCAGGCCGACCAGCCGCAATGGCGCGATCCGCATTCGGGCTATGTGCGCCGCAACGTGTCGCCCGGCGGCTCCGCATCGCCGCTCCATATCGTCGAGATTCTTTTTCCGCCCAAGGCGCGCGTGGCCTACGAAACCGGCGCGCGGGAACCCCAGGTTCACCAGCAGGTGTGGGTGCTCGAAGGAACCATCGAAGTCACGCTCGGCGACGACCGCCACCGGCTCGGCGCGGGCGACTGTCTGGCGCTGATGCTCGACCGCCCCACCAGCTACTACAACCCCACCCGGCAGATCGCGCGCTATGCCGTCGTGATCGCCACCTCGCCTTCTTCCTGGAGATGA
- a CDS encoding GNAT family N-acetyltransferase: protein MTQPAAITPVPRIRVLSSVDDVHVRQLADVLVDCVEGGASVSFMLPLAPGRAQAFWHRVAEGVAGGERALLVAEDARGIVGTVQLVLAQPENQPHRAEVSKMLVHRRARRQGVGALLMQAAEQLAREHGKTLLVLDTSSAEAERLYARLGWTRVGVVPGFALLPGGAPCDTTYFYRTLAPQAR, encoded by the coding sequence ATGACCCAACCTGCGGCAATAACTCCTGTGCCACGCATCCGCGTTCTCTCCAGCGTCGACGACGTGCATGTCCGGCAGCTGGCCGACGTGCTCGTCGACTGCGTCGAAGGCGGCGCCTCGGTCAGCTTCATGCTGCCGCTCGCGCCCGGGCGCGCCCAGGCGTTCTGGCATCGCGTGGCCGAGGGCGTGGCAGGCGGCGAGCGCGCGCTGCTGGTGGCCGAAGATGCGCGAGGCATCGTTGGCACGGTGCAGCTGGTGCTCGCGCAGCCCGAGAACCAGCCGCACCGCGCCGAGGTCTCGAAGATGCTCGTGCACCGGCGTGCCCGGCGCCAGGGTGTGGGCGCGCTGCTGATGCAGGCCGCCGAGCAGCTCGCGCGCGAACACGGAAAGACTTTGCTCGTGCTCGACACCTCCAGCGCCGAGGCCGAGCGGCTCTATGCCCGGCTCGGCTGGACGCGCGTCGGCGTGGTTCCGGGCTTTGCGCTGCTGCCCGGCGGCGCGCCGTGCGACACCACCTACTTCTATCGCACGCTGGCGCCGCAAGCACGATAG
- a CDS encoding Mur ligase, with protein sequence MDLLNRARQILAAPDGTLPGAAATPEAGCVVLIAMGDGASRARVVAGRGESAEQAWQKARDAAIALAQRIGMQPRRVRVELVDQVEPMSWGALKARLARTKRNYFNQGVSFDAKFEVALLAPEINGSAIFYNGTVEHAEPNAGNLRLHAKRRFGAELDFPQDDAAPVWCFVTRAAYADAEGAWPITSKGQAAGYRTLPEWGPGQVRSLVDSASDYLAAQVKPTGEFHYGWFPCFDRAIPTYNTLRHASSTYALLEAWELTRSDSQKAAIDRSLSLLTKRLIRQVELPGGTRAAYLLDVGDEIKLGGNAVCLLALVKYTELTGDPQYLPLMEQLALGIQAMQDPASGRFVHVLNYPSLEVKDAFRVIYYDGEAAFGLMRLHGLTRDERWLAVVEKAFEHFIAAEHWRAHDHWLSYCVNELTRYRPETRYYQFGLCNVADYLDFVLERITTFPTLLELMMAAREMVERLAADPALRPLLEGFDRAKFDRALEHRARYLANGYFWPELAMFFRNPERIAGSFFIKHHSFRVRIDDVEHYLSGLIAYWKHRR encoded by the coding sequence ATGGATCTGTTGAACCGCGCCAGGCAGATCCTGGCAGCCCCGGACGGCACGCTGCCCGGCGCCGCCGCCACACCCGAGGCCGGCTGCGTGGTGCTGATTGCGATGGGCGACGGCGCGAGCCGCGCGCGCGTGGTCGCCGGGCGTGGCGAAAGCGCCGAGCAGGCCTGGCAAAAGGCACGCGATGCAGCCATTGCGCTCGCGCAGCGCATCGGCATGCAGCCCCGCCGCGTGCGCGTGGAGCTGGTCGACCAGGTCGAGCCCATGAGCTGGGGTGCGCTCAAGGCCCGCCTGGCGCGCACCAAGCGCAACTACTTCAACCAGGGCGTGTCATTCGACGCGAAGTTCGAGGTGGCGCTGCTCGCGCCAGAGATCAACGGCAGCGCCATCTTCTACAACGGCACGGTGGAGCATGCCGAGCCCAATGCGGGCAACCTGCGCCTGCATGCGAAGCGTCGCTTCGGTGCCGAGCTCGATTTTCCGCAGGACGACGCGGCGCCGGTGTGGTGCTTCGTCACCCGCGCGGCCTATGCCGACGCGGAGGGCGCGTGGCCAATCACGTCCAAGGGGCAGGCGGCGGGCTATCGGACGCTGCCCGAATGGGGCCCCGGCCAGGTGCGCAGCCTCGTGGACAGCGCCAGCGACTATCTCGCGGCGCAGGTCAAGCCCACGGGCGAGTTCCACTACGGCTGGTTCCCGTGCTTCGACCGCGCGATTCCCACCTACAACACGCTGCGCCACGCGAGCTCGACCTACGCGCTGCTCGAAGCCTGGGAGCTGACCCGCAGCGACAGCCAGAAGGCGGCCATCGACCGCTCGCTGTCGCTGCTGACGAAGCGGCTGATCCGCCAAGTCGAACTGCCCGGCGGCACGCGCGCGGCCTACCTGCTGGACGTCGGCGACGAGATCAAGCTGGGCGGCAATGCGGTGTGCCTGCTGGCGCTGGTCAAGTACACGGAGCTCACGGGCGATCCGCAGTACCTGCCGCTGATGGAGCAGCTCGCGCTCGGCATCCAGGCCATGCAGGACCCGGCCAGCGGGCGCTTCGTGCACGTGCTGAATTACCCCTCGCTCGAGGTGAAGGACGCATTCCGCGTCATCTACTACGACGGCGAGGCCGCCTTCGGCCTGATGCGCCTGCATGGGCTCACGCGCGACGAGCGCTGGCTCGCGGTGGTCGAGAAGGCCTTCGAGCATTTCATTGCCGCGGAGCACTGGCGCGCGCACGACCACTGGCTGAGCTACTGCGTCAACGAGCTCACGCGCTACCGGCCCGAAACGCGCTACTACCAGTTCGGCCTCTGCAACGTGGCCGACTACCTGGACTTCGTGCTGGAGCGCATCACCACCTTTCCGACCCTGCTCGAGCTCATGATGGCCGCGCGCGAGATGGTGGAGCGCCTGGCCGCCGACCCCGCGCTGCGCCCGCTGCTCGAGGGCTTCGACCGCGCCAAGTTCGACCGCGCGCTCGAGCACCGCGCGCGCTACCTGGCCAACGGCTACTTCTGGCCCGAGCTCGCGATGTTCTTCCGCAACCCCGAGCGCATTGCCGGTTCGTTCTTCATCAAGCACCACAGCTTCCGCGTGCGCATCGACGACGTGGAGCACTATCTGTCCGGGCTCATTGCCTACTGGAAGCACCGCCGATGA
- a CDS encoding DMT family transporter: MPTANPRPLGIAALLLATSGWGAMFLVGKDVLPHVEPVWFTLIRYSMSALLFAALLLPRGAAPWRKLRLHALPLALRGAAGFGVFSVMLFVGLAHSVPSHGAVIVATTPMTTQLVRWAFDGVRPARLALLATALALAGVAMVSGLFFGAASSAGSTLFGDAVAFAGTLGWIWYTRGAARFPALDVVEYSALTVLASWPLLLAGALIATVLGASHAPSAEGLRLSWHALLFVGLAPSAISVLAFNYGVRTLGAVTGTAFLNFVPVSALLMGIALGKLPSANELAGMAMVVGGLLLHTAASRRAAAAIAPAARAEGGNTAGYRACGASVR, from the coding sequence ATGCCCACCGCCAATCCACGTCCGCTCGGCATTGCCGCGCTGCTGCTCGCCACCTCCGGATGGGGCGCCATGTTCCTCGTCGGCAAGGACGTTCTGCCGCACGTCGAACCCGTGTGGTTCACGCTGATCCGCTACAGCATGTCGGCCCTGCTGTTCGCCGCGCTGCTGCTGCCGCGCGGCGCGGCGCCGTGGCGCAAGCTTCGCCTGCACGCGCTGCCGCTGGCGCTGCGGGGCGCCGCGGGCTTCGGCGTCTTCAGCGTGATGCTGTTCGTCGGGCTCGCGCATTCGGTGCCCTCGCACGGCGCGGTGATCGTGGCGACCACGCCCATGACCACGCAGCTGGTGCGCTGGGCCTTCGACGGCGTGCGGCCCGCGCGGCTGGCACTGCTGGCGACGGCGCTGGCGCTCGCGGGCGTGGCCATGGTGTCGGGCCTCTTCTTCGGCGCTGCCTCGTCGGCCGGCTCGACGCTCTTCGGCGATGCGGTGGCCTTTGCCGGCACGCTCGGCTGGATCTGGTACACGCGCGGCGCGGCGCGCTTTCCCGCGCTCGACGTGGTCGAGTATTCGGCCCTCACCGTGCTGGCTTCCTGGCCGCTGCTGCTGGCGGGCGCGCTGATCGCCACCGTCCTTGGCGCCAGCCATGCACCCAGCGCCGAGGGCCTGCGCCTGTCGTGGCACGCGCTGCTGTTCGTGGGCCTGGCGCCGTCCGCCATTTCCGTGCTGGCCTTCAACTACGGCGTGCGCACGCTGGGCGCCGTCACCGGCACGGCGTTCCTGAACTTCGTTCCGGTGTCGGCCCTGTTGATGGGCATTGCGCTGGGCAAGCTGCCTTCTGCGAATGAACTGGCCGGCATGGCAATGGTGGTCGGCGGGTTGCTGCTGCATACGGCCGCGAGCCGCAGGGCTGCGGCCGCGATCGCGCCCGCAGCGCGCGCCGAGGGCGGCAACACCGCGGGCTATCGTGCTTGCGGCGCCAGCGTGCGATAG
- a CDS encoding LysR family transcriptional regulator, with product MELYQLKTFVAIAKEGSLTRAAERVFTSAPAVSAQLKALEDELGVKLFERTPRGMVPTQAGRSLLEEAERTLASAMRMRSAAEQLRGAAQGVVRFGTVVDPVALRLGEVLVKLAERHPQVTLQLRQGLSFETLAAVQRGELDCAYALSDSEQVEGMELLRLVPVELVVTLPLPLSEAHPGLTLDELTRLPWVGTPPSCILRTHLEKLFAGAGRDYRQGRTADSESAVRSMVASGMGAGLLRLDQAEQGQRNGELAIWNGWRSRTWLCWLAAEGRHASAVEAVRSAVLETWA from the coding sequence ATGGAGCTCTATCAACTGAAGACCTTCGTCGCCATTGCGAAGGAGGGCAGCCTCACCCGCGCCGCCGAGCGCGTGTTCACCAGCGCGCCGGCCGTCAGCGCCCAGCTCAAGGCGCTGGAGGACGAACTGGGCGTGAAGCTGTTCGAGCGCACGCCGCGCGGCATGGTGCCCACGCAGGCCGGCCGCAGCCTGCTCGAGGAAGCCGAGCGCACGCTGGCCTCGGCCATGCGCATGCGCTCGGCCGCCGAGCAGCTGCGCGGCGCGGCGCAGGGCGTGGTGCGCTTCGGCACGGTGGTCGATCCGGTGGCGCTCAGGCTCGGCGAGGTGCTGGTCAAGCTCGCCGAACGCCATCCGCAGGTCACGCTGCAGCTGCGCCAGGGACTGTCGTTCGAGACACTGGCGGCGGTGCAGCGCGGCGAACTCGACTGCGCCTATGCGCTCAGCGACAGCGAGCAGGTCGAAGGCATGGAATTGCTGCGCCTGGTTCCGGTCGAGCTGGTCGTGACGCTGCCCCTGCCGCTGTCCGAGGCCCACCCGGGCCTCACGCTCGACGAACTCACCCGCTTGCCGTGGGTAGGCACGCCGCCATCGTGCATCCTGCGCACGCACCTGGAGAAGCTGTTCGCCGGCGCCGGCCGCGACTACAGGCAGGGGCGCACGGCCGACAGCGAAAGCGCCGTGCGCAGCATGGTCGCAAGCGGCATGGGCGCGGGCCTGCTGCGGCTCGACCAGGCCGAGCAGGGCCAGCGCAACGGCGAACTCGCGATCTGGAACGGCTGGCGCTCGCGCACCTGGCTGTGCTGGCTCGCGGCCGAAGGCCGGCACGCGAGCGCCGTCGAGGCGGTGCGCAGCGCGGTGCTCGAAACCTGGGCCTGA